The proteins below come from a single Alnus glutinosa chromosome 9, dhAlnGlut1.1, whole genome shotgun sequence genomic window:
- the LOC133878057 gene encoding uncharacterized protein LOC133878057 isoform X1 has product MGDSLQSSRLSRSSEATSVTTAKKVSKRSLVASRPRASLQNPLRHIASVSHGILGSGAVGSSALFLLKVAALETVRRFSMAKCPFAWRGLQTLQVLCYPPFKWIQRWAPFKSLVEGMQMLSGPILVLSIATTLSDEAVCTSGTSDGVSDSHTHSEPSSELSSVQSTMDTSFHVIPRTSDGSPQSLASENWMIQLHKELKNQGICLPERINEDELHRFYTAANGDFAYLLSSIKKTIRWRETYRILSAQELEMWSDMVFWHGFDVKHQPCLIVRLGLAFVTLPSQDKPRFAQAIISQVEHGVLHLVDGENSQIIVLVDCEGLSPLKVPMQMLRSCSALLQDHFPNRLGCLFVIRLPPVVRVIAQTFIQVLKPITRKKLKIEGEMYKKVLSEYLETLPSYIGGKCTCTKCSTMSIGYMQQPPTNWMNRIYPSAVVTDGEDPRARHLVDEIDINLNGNCDQVLRTAIISILMLWVFIAVVAGLFDPGSRPFFASWKSE; this is encoded by the exons ATGGGCGACTCATTGCAAAGTTCTAGGTTAAGCAGAAGCTCTGAAGCGACCAGTGTCACAACTGCAAAAAAGGTGTCTAAAAGAAGTTTAGTTGCTTCTCGTCCTAGAGCTTCTTTACAGAATCCTTTAAGGCACATAGCTTCGGTAAGCCATGGTATACTTGGAAGTGGTGCAGTTGGTAGCTCAGCATTGTTTCTACTCAAAGTTGCTGCATTAGAGACAGTACGGAGGTTTTCAATGGCCAAATGTCCTTTTGCATGGCGTGGTCTTCAGACACTGCAAGTTCTTTGCTATCCACCATTTAAGTGGATTCAGAGATGGGCTCCCTTCAAGAGTTTGGTGGAAGGCATGcag ATGTTGTCAGGGCCTATTCTAGTCCTTTCAATTGCAACAACTTTGTCTGATGAAGCAGTGTGTACAAGTGGAACCTCAGATGGTGTCAGTGATTCTCATACACATTCAGAACCATCTTCAGAGCTATCCTCTGTACAGTCTACTATGGATACAAG CTTTCATGTGATACCCAGGACTTCTGATGGATCGCCTCAAAGTCTGGCATCTGAAAATTGGATGATACAACTGCATAAAGAACTGAAAAACCAAGGGATTTGTTTGCCAGAAAG AATTAATGAAGATGAGCTCCATCGATTTTACACTGCCGCTAATGGTGATTTTGCGTACTTGCTCTCATCAATTAAGAAGACAATCCGCTGGAGGGAGACTTACAGGATTCTTTCAGCACAAGAACTTGAAATGTGGTCAGATATGGTTTTCTGGCATGGATTTGATGTGAAGCACCAACCATGCCTCATAGTAAGACTTGGACTTGCTTTTGTCACCTTGCCATCTCAAGACAAACCTCGCTTTGCTCAAGCAATCA TATCTCAGGTTGAGCATGGAGTCTTGCATTTAGTTGACGGAGAAAATTCACAAATTATAGTTTTGGTGGATTGTGAAGGGTTATCTCCTCTGAAAGTTCCAATGCAAATGTTGAGATCCTGTTCTGCCCTTTTGCAAGATCATTTCCCAAACCGTCTTGGCTGTTTGTTTGTCATACGACTTCCTCCGGTCGTTCGCGTTATTGCTCAAACTTTTATTCAA GTTCTGAAGCCCATCACTcggaaaaagttgaaaattgaagGAGAGATGTACAAGAAGGTTCTTTCTGAGTACCTTGAAACACTACCATCTTATATCGGTGGTAAATGCACATGCACAAAATGTTCAACCATGAGCATCGGTTACATGCAGCAGCCTCCTACAAATTGGATGAACAGGATTTACCCTAGTGCAGTAGTGACTGACGGTGAGGATCCACGTGCACGCCATCTAGTGGATGAGATTGATATTAACCTGAATGGTAACTGTGACCAGGTGTTGAGAACTGCCATAATAAGCATCCTGATGTTGTGGGTTTTCATAGCCGTTGTTGCTGGACTGTTTGATCCTGGAAGCCGTCCTTTTTTTGCCTCCTGGAAATCAGAATAG
- the LOC133877156 gene encoding cytochrome P450 77A1-like, whose protein sequence is MGFTDLLILFLALLFLRFWWRYWSVTGGGSKNLPPGPPGWPILGNLGQVILQRRHFVFLVRDHLRAKYGPIFTMQMGQRTLVIVTSSELIHEALVQRGPAFASRPEDSPIRLLFSVGKCAINSAEYGPLWRTLRRNFVTELINPVRVKQCSWIRKWAFENHMKTLKREASEKGFVEVMSNCRLTICSILICLCFGAKISEDEIKRIESVLKDVMLITLPKLPDFFPVLTPLFRKQLKEAKALRNKQLECLVPLVRNRKAFVESGGNGGPEMASPAGAAYIDSLFGLDAPGRGKLGEEELVTLCSEAINAGTDTSATTLEWALLHLVLDQEIQEKLYKEISDHVGKDGLITESDVEKMSYLGAVVKETLRRHPPGHFVLSHAVTQETELGGYTIPENASVEFYTAWVAEDPVLWEDPGEFRPERFLVGDGVDVDVTGTRGVKMMPFGAGRRICPAMTLGTLHVLLLLARMVHAFKWLPVPGAPPNPTETFAFTVVMKDPLKAVILPRV, encoded by the coding sequence ATGGGATTCACGGACCTCCTTATCCTCTTCCTAGCTCTTCTCTTTCTCCGCTTCTGGTGGCGTTACTGGTCCGTCACCGGAGGTGGGTCCAAAAACCTTCCCCCTGGGCCGCCGGGCTGGCCTATTTTGGGTAATCTCGGCCAAGTCATTCTCCAACGCCGGCATTTCGTCTTTTTAGTACGCGACCATTTACGTGCAAAATATGGCCCAATCTTTACCATGCAAATGGGCCAACGCACGCTCGTGATTGTCACCAGCTCCGAGCTCATCCACGAAGCCCTGGTGCAGAGAGGCCCTGCATTCGCGAGCAGGCCGGAGGACTCGCCGATCCGGCTCCTGTTTAGCGTCGGAAAATGCGCCATTAACTCCGCCGAGTACGGGCCGCTCTGGAGGACTCTACGCCGTAACTTCGTGACCGAGCTGATAAACCCTGTGAGAGTAAAGCAATGCAGTTGGATACGGAAATGGGCGTTCGAAAACCACATGAAGACGCTCAAGAGAGAGGCCTCAGAGAAAGGGTTTGTCGAGGTGATGAGCAACTGTAGGCTCACCATATGTAGCATCCTCATATGCCTTTGCTTCGGCGCAAAGATCTCCGAAGATGAGATCAAAAGGATCGAAAGCGTGCTAAAGGACGTGATGTTGATCACGTTACCGAAGCTCCCAGACTTCTTCCCAGTCCTCACTCCGTTGTTCCGCAAGCAACTCAAAGAAGCCAAAGCGCTGAGAAACAAACAGCTGGAGTGCTTGGTTCCGCTCGTAAGAAATAGAAAGGCTTTCGTGGAGAGCGGTGGAAATGGTGGTCCGGAGATGGCGAGCCCGGCTGGTGCCGCCTATATAGACTCGCTTTTCGGCCTGGACGCGCCGGGTCGGGGCAAGTTGGGAGAAGAAGAGCTCGTGACGCTGTGCTCGGAGGCGATCAACGCCGGGACGGACACGAGCGCTACTACTTTGGAGTGGGCTTTGCTTCACTTGGTGCTGGACCAAGAGATTCAAGAAAAGCTGTACAAGGAAATCTCGGATCACGTAGGGAAAGATGGGCTCATCACTGAGAGCGACGTAGAGAAAATGAGCTACCTCGGTGCGGTGGTCAAAGAGACTTTACGGCGACACCCACCGGGACATTTCGTGCTCTCGCACGCAGTCACGCAGGAGACAGAGCTCGGAGGGTACACCATTCCCGAAAACGCGAGCGTGGAGTTCTACACTGCGTGGGTGGCCGAGGACCCGGTTCTGTGGGAGGACCCGGGTGAGTTCCGACCCGAGAGGTTCTTGGTCGGTGATGGGGTCGACGTGGACGTGACGGGGACGAGGGGGGTGAAGATGATGCCGTTCGGAGCCGGCCGGAGGATTTGTCCGGCAATGACGCTGGGGACTCTGCATGTACTCCTCTTGCTGGCAAGGATGGTGCATGCTTTCAAGTGGTTGCCGGTTCCCGGAGCCCCACCCAACCCGACTGAGACTTTTGCTTTCACTGTTGTGATGAAGGACCCTCTCAAGGCAGTGATCTTGCCAAGGGTGTGA
- the LOC133878057 gene encoding uncharacterized protein LOC133878057 isoform X2, which translates to MGDSLQSSRLSRSSEATSVTTAKKVSKRSLVASRPRASLQNPLRHIASVSHGILGSGAVGSSALFLLKVAALETVRRFSMAKCPFAWRGLQTLQVLCYPPFKWIQRWAPFKSLVEGMQMLSGPILVLSIATTLSDEAVCTSGTSDGVSDSHTHSEPSSELSSVQSTMDTRTSDGSPQSLASENWMIQLHKELKNQGICLPERINEDELHRFYTAANGDFAYLLSSIKKTIRWRETYRILSAQELEMWSDMVFWHGFDVKHQPCLIVRLGLAFVTLPSQDKPRFAQAIISQVEHGVLHLVDGENSQIIVLVDCEGLSPLKVPMQMLRSCSALLQDHFPNRLGCLFVIRLPPVVRVIAQTFIQVLKPITRKKLKIEGEMYKKVLSEYLETLPSYIGGKCTCTKCSTMSIGYMQQPPTNWMNRIYPSAVVTDGEDPRARHLVDEIDINLNGNCDQVLRTAIISILMLWVFIAVVAGLFDPGSRPFFASWKSE; encoded by the exons ATGGGCGACTCATTGCAAAGTTCTAGGTTAAGCAGAAGCTCTGAAGCGACCAGTGTCACAACTGCAAAAAAGGTGTCTAAAAGAAGTTTAGTTGCTTCTCGTCCTAGAGCTTCTTTACAGAATCCTTTAAGGCACATAGCTTCGGTAAGCCATGGTATACTTGGAAGTGGTGCAGTTGGTAGCTCAGCATTGTTTCTACTCAAAGTTGCTGCATTAGAGACAGTACGGAGGTTTTCAATGGCCAAATGTCCTTTTGCATGGCGTGGTCTTCAGACACTGCAAGTTCTTTGCTATCCACCATTTAAGTGGATTCAGAGATGGGCTCCCTTCAAGAGTTTGGTGGAAGGCATGcag ATGTTGTCAGGGCCTATTCTAGTCCTTTCAATTGCAACAACTTTGTCTGATGAAGCAGTGTGTACAAGTGGAACCTCAGATGGTGTCAGTGATTCTCATACACATTCAGAACCATCTTCAGAGCTATCCTCTGTACAGTCTACTATGGATACAAG GACTTCTGATGGATCGCCTCAAAGTCTGGCATCTGAAAATTGGATGATACAACTGCATAAAGAACTGAAAAACCAAGGGATTTGTTTGCCAGAAAG AATTAATGAAGATGAGCTCCATCGATTTTACACTGCCGCTAATGGTGATTTTGCGTACTTGCTCTCATCAATTAAGAAGACAATCCGCTGGAGGGAGACTTACAGGATTCTTTCAGCACAAGAACTTGAAATGTGGTCAGATATGGTTTTCTGGCATGGATTTGATGTGAAGCACCAACCATGCCTCATAGTAAGACTTGGACTTGCTTTTGTCACCTTGCCATCTCAAGACAAACCTCGCTTTGCTCAAGCAATCA TATCTCAGGTTGAGCATGGAGTCTTGCATTTAGTTGACGGAGAAAATTCACAAATTATAGTTTTGGTGGATTGTGAAGGGTTATCTCCTCTGAAAGTTCCAATGCAAATGTTGAGATCCTGTTCTGCCCTTTTGCAAGATCATTTCCCAAACCGTCTTGGCTGTTTGTTTGTCATACGACTTCCTCCGGTCGTTCGCGTTATTGCTCAAACTTTTATTCAA GTTCTGAAGCCCATCACTcggaaaaagttgaaaattgaagGAGAGATGTACAAGAAGGTTCTTTCTGAGTACCTTGAAACACTACCATCTTATATCGGTGGTAAATGCACATGCACAAAATGTTCAACCATGAGCATCGGTTACATGCAGCAGCCTCCTACAAATTGGATGAACAGGATTTACCCTAGTGCAGTAGTGACTGACGGTGAGGATCCACGTGCACGCCATCTAGTGGATGAGATTGATATTAACCTGAATGGTAACTGTGACCAGGTGTTGAGAACTGCCATAATAAGCATCCTGATGTTGTGGGTTTTCATAGCCGTTGTTGCTGGACTGTTTGATCCTGGAAGCCGTCCTTTTTTTGCCTCCTGGAAATCAGAATAG